In the genome of Massilia sp. PAMC28688, one region contains:
- the gatB gene encoding Asp-tRNA(Asn)/Glu-tRNA(Gln) amidotransferase subunit GatB, with the protein MQWEVVIGIENHVQLTTNSKIFSGSAIAFGAEPNTQASPVDLALPGVLPVMNRGAVERAIRFGLAVGAKIAPQSVFARKNYFYPDLPKGYQISQFEDPIVVGGQVTFGFEKDGKFETRTVNLTRAHLEEDAGKSLHEDYAGMSGIDLNRAGTPLLEIVSEPEMRSAAEAVAYCKALHSLVVWLGVCDGNMQEGSFRCDINVSVRPVGQKEFGTRCEIKNLNSFRFIEEAVAVEVRRQIELIEDGGKVVQATRLYDPDKKETRAMRSKEDAQDYRYFPDPDLPPLTIGEDWIARVRSDMPELPAAMRARFVSDYALPEYDSMIMTSSHQMAAYFEAVVAIAGKDNAKAAANWLMGDVASTLNREGVDIADSPVEASQLALLLKRIADGTISNKIAKEVFAAMWEAKSADENIADAIIDQKGLRQISDSGALEKIVDDVLAANAKSVEQYRAGKEAAINALIGQAMKASRGKANPAQLTELFKKKLAG; encoded by the coding sequence ATGCAATGGGAAGTCGTCATCGGTATTGAGAACCACGTCCAGCTCACTACCAACTCCAAGATCTTCAGCGGCAGCGCGATTGCCTTTGGCGCCGAGCCGAACACCCAGGCCAGCCCGGTGGACCTGGCCCTGCCGGGCGTGCTGCCGGTGATGAACCGCGGCGCCGTCGAGCGCGCGATCCGCTTTGGCCTGGCGGTGGGCGCCAAAATCGCTCCCCAGTCGGTCTTCGCGCGCAAGAACTACTTTTACCCGGACCTGCCCAAGGGCTATCAGATCAGCCAGTTCGAAGACCCGATCGTCGTTGGCGGCCAGGTCACATTCGGCTTTGAAAAGGATGGCAAGTTCGAGACGCGTACCGTCAACCTCACGCGCGCGCACCTGGAAGAAGACGCCGGCAAGTCGCTGCACGAAGACTATGCAGGCATGAGCGGCATCGACCTCAATCGCGCCGGCACGCCGCTGCTGGAAATCGTGTCGGAGCCGGAGATGCGCAGTGCGGCCGAAGCGGTCGCCTACTGCAAGGCGCTGCACTCGCTGGTGGTGTGGCTGGGCGTATGCGACGGCAATATGCAGGAAGGCTCATTCCGCTGCGATATCAACGTCTCGGTACGGCCGGTGGGGCAGAAGGAATTTGGCACGCGCTGCGAAATCAAGAACCTCAACTCGTTCCGCTTCATTGAAGAAGCGGTGGCGGTCGAAGTGCGGCGCCAGATCGAGCTGATCGAAGACGGCGGCAAGGTGGTGCAGGCGACGCGTCTGTACGACCCGGACAAGAAAGAGACGCGTGCCATGCGCAGCAAGGAAGACGCGCAGGATTACCGCTACTTCCCGGATCCCGATTTGCCGCCCTTGACCATCGGCGAAGACTGGATCGCGCGCGTCAGGTCCGACATGCCGGAACTGCCGGCGGCGATGCGTGCGCGCTTCGTGAGCGACTACGCGCTGCCCGAATACGACAGCATGATCATGACGTCCTCACATCAGATGGCGGCATATTTCGAAGCGGTCGTGGCGATTGCGGGCAAGGACAATGCCAAGGCCGCGGCCAACTGGCTGATGGGCGACGTCGCCTCGACGCTGAACCGGGAGGGCGTGGACATTGCCGACTCGCCAGTGGAAGCGTCGCAACTGGCGCTGCTGCTCAAGCGGATCGCGGATGGCACCATCTCCAACAAGATCGCCAAAGAAGTGTTCGCGGCCATGTGGGAAGCGAAATCGGCGGACGAGAACATTGCCGACGCCATCATCGACCAGAAAGGCTTGCGCCAGATTTCGGACAGCGGCGCGCTGGAAAAGATTGTGGACGACGTGCTGGCAGCGAATGCCAAATCGGTGGAACAATACCGCGCCGGCAAGGAAGCGGCCATCAACGCCCTGATCGGCCAAGCCATGAAAGCGTCGCGCGGCAAGGCCAACCCCGCGCAGCTGACCGAACTGTTCAAGAAAAAACTGGCCGGCTGA
- the pyrE gene encoding orotate phosphoribosyltransferase: MNNLRQQFIAFSVSTGVLRFGDFTTKAGRQSPYFFNAGLFHDGATLAQLAQFYAQTLLDSGVAFDMLFGPAYKGITLASATAVALAGKGRNTSFAFNRKEAKAHGEGGTIVGATLQGKVVIIDDVISAGTSVRESVDMIRAAGAEPCAVLIALDRMERSGKDGELSANSAVQEVSREFGIPVISIGNLDDLFSYLNSAGADPELLQYKDAVAAYRTRYGI, from the coding sequence GTGAACAATTTGCGCCAACAGTTTATCGCGTTTTCGGTGTCCACGGGCGTGCTGCGCTTTGGCGACTTCACCACCAAGGCGGGGCGCCAGTCGCCGTACTTCTTCAACGCGGGGCTGTTCCATGACGGCGCCACGCTGGCGCAGCTGGCGCAGTTCTACGCCCAGACCCTGCTCGACTCCGGCGTCGCATTCGACATGCTGTTCGGGCCGGCCTACAAGGGCATCACGCTGGCCTCGGCCACGGCCGTAGCGCTGGCCGGCAAGGGCCGCAACACCTCGTTCGCCTTCAACCGCAAGGAAGCGAAGGCGCACGGCGAGGGCGGCACCATCGTTGGCGCCACATTGCAGGGCAAGGTCGTGATCATCGACGACGTGATTTCGGCTGGCACCTCGGTGCGTGAATCGGTGGACATGATCCGGGCCGCTGGCGCCGAGCCATGTGCCGTCTTGATCGCGCTCGACCGGATGGAGCGCTCGGGCAAGGATGGCGAACTGTCGGCCAATTCCGCGGTACAGGAAGTGAGCCGCGAATTCGGCATACCCGTCATCTCGATCGGCAATCTCGACGACCTGTTCAGCTACCTCAACAGCGCCGGCGCCGACCCCGAGCTGCTGCAATACAAGGACGCCGTCGCTGCCTACCGCACCCGCTACGGCATCTAA
- a CDS encoding exodeoxyribonuclease III, giving the protein MPKIISANLNGIRSAHKKGFFNWMTSQTADFVCVQELKAQLPDMTDDFLMPGGYHGHFHYAEKKGYSGTGIYSRVKPDNVRTGFGCQEFDAEGRYVRCDFGDLTIISVYCPSGSSSPERQEAKFRFMEVFLPHLLALRAEGREVVICGDWNIAHQEIDLKNWKGNKKNSGFLPEERAWLSRIFDELGYVDVHRGIDKRPEQYTWWSNRGQAYAKNVGWRIDYHVATPGIAAQAKAVHVYKDERFSDHAPLIIDYTL; this is encoded by the coding sequence ATGCCAAAAATTATTTCCGCGAACTTGAACGGGATCCGTTCGGCCCACAAAAAGGGCTTCTTCAACTGGATGACGAGCCAGACCGCCGACTTTGTCTGCGTCCAGGAACTCAAGGCGCAGCTGCCCGACATGACCGATGACTTCCTGATGCCCGGCGGGTACCACGGCCATTTCCACTACGCCGAAAAGAAGGGCTATTCCGGCACCGGCATCTACAGCCGCGTCAAGCCGGACAATGTCCGCACCGGCTTTGGCTGCCAGGAGTTCGATGCCGAGGGCCGCTATGTGCGCTGCGATTTTGGCGACCTGACCATCATCTCGGTCTACTGCCCGTCCGGCTCGTCCTCGCCAGAACGCCAGGAGGCGAAGTTCCGCTTCATGGAGGTGTTCCTGCCACACTTGCTGGCACTGCGCGCGGAAGGCCGCGAGGTCGTGATCTGCGGCGACTGGAATATCGCGCACCAGGAAATCGATCTGAAGAACTGGAAGGGCAACAAGAAGAATTCGGGCTTCCTGCCGGAGGAACGCGCCTGGCTGTCACGCATCTTCGATGAGTTGGGTTACGTCGATGTCCATCGCGGCATCGATAAACGCCCGGAGCAGTACACCTGGTGGAGCAACCGCGGCCAGGCCTACGCCAAGAATGTGGGATGGCGCATCGATTACCACGTTGCCACGCCCGGGATCGCGGCCCAGGCCAAGGCGGTCCATGTCTACAAGGATGAGCGCTTTTCCGACCACGCGCCGCTGATCATCGATTACACGCTGTAG
- a CDS encoding pseudouridine synthase: MGRQADANAIKPLPLRAGVAPSYLWIDDPAPGAALVFLLRRFPDVPEAVWRERMARGDVVDGAGERVAEATVLKRGMRLWYYREIEDEAPLPFEETILHQDQHLLVADKPHFLPTTPGGRFLRESLLVRLKNRLGIDDLTPIHRLDRETAGVVIFSVRPDSRGAYQSLFQKRCIDKVYEAIAPQLPQHAFPLTYRSRLADDGQFFRTAEVAGEANAETRVEVLKLLDAGLALYRLHPHTGRKHQLRVHMAALGAPIVGDALYPVALACGADDYARPLKLLARTISFTDPLSGQPRRFDSARAL; the protein is encoded by the coding sequence ATGGGTAGACAGGCCGACGCCAACGCCATCAAGCCGCTGCCGCTGCGCGCCGGCGTGGCGCCGAGCTACCTGTGGATCGACGACCCGGCGCCCGGCGCTGCGCTGGTGTTCCTGCTGCGGCGCTTCCCCGATGTACCAGAAGCCGTATGGCGCGAGCGCATGGCCCGTGGCGACGTGGTCGACGGCGCCGGCGAGAGGGTCGCCGAGGCCACGGTGCTCAAGCGCGGCATGCGCCTGTGGTACTACCGCGAGATCGAGGACGAAGCCCCGCTCCCGTTTGAAGAGACCATCCTGCACCAGGACCAGCATCTGCTGGTGGCCGACAAGCCCCATTTTCTACCGACCACGCCAGGCGGACGCTTTCTGCGCGAGTCCCTGCTGGTGCGGTTGAAGAACCGCCTTGGCATTGACGACCTGACGCCGATTCACCGGCTGGACCGGGAGACGGCCGGAGTCGTGATCTTTTCGGTGCGCCCGGACAGCCGGGGCGCCTATCAATCGCTGTTCCAGAAGCGCTGCATCGACAAGGTGTACGAAGCGATTGCGCCGCAACTGCCGCAGCATGCTTTCCCGCTGACCTACCGCAGCCGCCTGGCCGACGACGGGCAGTTTTTCCGGACGGCCGAAGTGGCGGGGGAAGCGAATGCAGAAACGCGGGTGGAAGTGCTCAAGCTGCTGGACGCAGGGCTGGCCCTGTACCGGCTGCACCCACATACGGGGCGCAAGCACCAGCTGCGCGTGCACATGGCAGCGCTGGGCGCGCCGATAGTGGGCGACGCGCTGTATCCGGTGGCACTTGCGTGCGGTGCTGACGACTATGCCAGGCCGCTCAAGCTGCTGGCGCGCACGATCAGCTTTACCGATCCCCTGAGCGGCCAGCCGCGGCGCTTCGACAGCGCGCGCGCATTGTAG